The window ACCTGTTGGTTTTACATCTCCCATACTTGGAGTTTTACCAAAAGTATAACAGAGCAGGCATTTGATGGAGCTTGTTAAACCTCTGAAAGGTGGAGACAAAATATGTCAGAAACACAGTTAATTTAAGACTGTAGGGAAGACTTTGCATATTCAGTTTTTTCATAATTCCACTTCTGGTGAAGGTTTGGGTAAGGATATTTAGTGTGACTGATGGTGTTGGGGGGTTACTTAGCATGACTGATGGTGTTTTGGGATCACTTTAGATGGAAACATCAGACTTGTCCAAAAACATGGTTAGATACAGCGTGGAGTTACTTATAGTGGCTTTGATCTTGATTTACTGTGGGATATTAAGGGTAGGTTTGAttattgtatttgattttttttaagtcagcaTTTGCTTCAAAGATACTGAAGTGCTGGCTTAAAAACTAACATCAATTGATTAAACAGGTCAAGCTATAAAAACTTGTGTTACTCCTGCAAATTAAAGTTTCCAGTTAGACTCTTGAATGTCCTGGTGTTTACTACTTGTGAGTCAGTGTTGCTAGTGTAAACATAGTCCTTGACATGTCAGGGGGCAGGGGTTTTTTAGTGACTTCTGATTGGAGTGACTCCAGTTTTGTCTTAATAAACATAAGAGTGGGGAAAATGGCACCACCTAGCTGACAAAGCCATGCTGGCAAAATCTCTGGCTTGTACACGGTGTTGGTTATTAATGCGGTAATGTCGTGACATTTAAGGGGGAATATCACTTAGTTGTTTCCAATCCAGAGTATGACTTGCACTAATCTTTGGGTTCTGGAACTGTGTGAGCGTGGACCATCCTGGAATTTGAGGGGACTCTTTAACAGAGTCATAGAAGCTAATTATTGTCTAAAATGCTACTTTCTAGATGTGTAAATTGGGACAGGACATGAATGCTGTTTCTTTAGTACACTTAACATCTTCACCAATGATGCTGATTGTGCgttttcctttctgtaggtGTTTCATGTGCAGTATCTCAAGCCCAGAAAGATGAGCTGATCCTTGAAGGGAATGACATTGAATTGGTCTCCAATTCAGGTTTGTAAAAGCAGATGCATGGGAACATAAAATGGTACAGCCACTTTTATCTGAAGATACCAGCTTAGCAAGCTGTGTGTCTTTTTTCTCAAACCCTGAGGTAAACAATGGgtcggattttttttttcctttagtcaCTGTAATTGTTTTTCATAGTTTCTTACACTTTTTCTGAACAAGTCCATGgaaccttttttatttttgagtcaGTATTGATGGCCTTTCTGGCACCaaacttttcagcttttcagttgTATGAATGTGTGGTGATAAAACTGTTGCTTCCCTGAGCTGCTAAGGCAGGCTCAGTGAAATGCattctgttttcattagaaCTGACGGGATTCCAAGTTGGTATTTCCTTTCTCCAGATGACAGTTTCATTTGTTAGAAATATTGGAGAGTAAACAAAGGCTGCAAGTTGGCTTGGACCTCTTGCTTTGTGCTAATAGTTTTGCTTCGTCTGCAGCTGCCTTGATCCAGCAAGCCACTACGGTCAAGAACAAGGATATCAGGAAATTCTTGGATGGTATCTATGTCTCTGAGAAAGGAACAGTACAGCAGGCAGATGAGTAAAACTCTTACAGGTTGGTGTCATCTTAACACAGATTGTACATCTTCTGGGTAGAAGAGATTTGACAAGGTTTATCAACTTGAACAAGGCTGTGGTTGAGCAGGTTCCCAAGAGGGACACAGTTGTACTTGTGAAAGGCCTCATAAAACTTGAATTCTGGTAGGTCTCTTGACAGCAGCTTTCCATCTCTCATCAGCTTGGTATTATGCTACTGTATGGAGAAATACTTGATGGTATTATGCTACTGTATGGAGAAATACTTGATGGTATTCTACACTGTGAATGTTAGTTACGACAGTGGCTGAGAATTTGAAGCCAGCTGACCTAGCGTGACAGAACAGTTTACAGCTGTTTACAGAGAGGACTTTCTTAACACTAATGTTTCTCCTGGTTGGACACCGACTTCACTAAAAAAAGTGGTCAGCATATAATTTATGTATAAAGATCTTCTGTGTAGTTTGTGTGTGAATGCATGTAAACAAAGGTCAATTTAGCAAGGACAACTAAACTACATTGAGTATGTACATTTGTAACTGAGGCTGAGTAAAGGGTTTGGGGATAATTTAAGAATCTTAACTGCTAAAGGAATTCGATGCCTTTCAGCCATGTGTGGTTCCGTGTATGGTACAGAACACTTGTGCAGGATGAGACAGGCCGACTTGCAGATGAGATAAATGTTGTGTGCCTTCTGAACCTAGGCTTGAGACAGGATACAGATAAAGTGAGTTTCATAAACAATATTCTATCACAAGCCGGGTACCAGACACTTGCAAGCtacagaaaaatgatttttagtGCTGTTCCAAGTTCCTTCCGAGATGGAACAACTTGTTAGCTGCTTGTTGTGAGCTGTTGTGCTTGAAGGCATCTTTAATCTCGTCTgaataaaattaagcaaattCATTCAGCTATTAATGCCTGTCTTGCCTTAAAACTATCAGGTAAGTTAGCTTGTCCTGTGTCTATAAACTCTCAGTTGCACATTTGCAATGCAAAAACCTTTCTAAAAGCACTTTTTATTTACAGTTGTCTGGATCCTGAAACAAACCATCATGAGACATTATATCAGCAAGTACCAGCTTGAAAGAATCTGatacaaaacccaaacaccatgagagatttaataaaataaaacatatttcatattttggctttgcttttttttttaaagaacaaaatggTGATTGCATGAACCTGTTCAACGTCTATGGATTTTAGGGAAGCAGATTGTCACAGGGTGTAATGCAAAATAATGTTGACATTGTGTACATGTTGCTTTACCAGTTTCCAAGAACATTCAAACTGAAGTCTCCACCTCATGCTGGTGGGGTGTGGACCCAGCATGTCAAGCCATGAAGTGGTAATTTTAAATCAGCATTAGGAAATAGCAAAAATATTGTTCTAACAGAAGAAAGACTAGTCTTTCACATCACGCTGCAAAAACTGGTTTCTGTGTACAGTTTCTGGAGGGGAATTCAGGCTTGTGATGCCAAAATCCaaagtagtttaaaaacaaaactggaatCAGTAGAACCAAACTTAAAGACCATTTAAACTAAATACAGAGACAAAAGTAGTCTGAAAAGTACGATGCTTTAGCTGTACTGCTCAATTAAGAAAACCAAAGACTTGACCTCAGAGTTCAGGCAGAGCTTATTGCTGAGTTTTACCAACAGTGGTTTGTGTTAGCTGGGAATATAGCTGGTTTTTATTGGTTACTAATCTTACCATGTAGCATCATATAGTTGGGATTTTGTGCTATTTCAGGATTTTGTGCTATTTCAGCGCTATGGTAAAATCCACATTGTCACTTTTTATAttcaattttgaaaaaagattTACGGAAAATACTGGGACAGTGCAGAAACATACTTAGAAATAAGTGGCTAAAGCATAACATTGAGGAATGCATCTGTGTGTggcaaaaaaattcagaaggtTGCCCGAAGCACCCCTTGCATGGTTCTGCTGAGTTCCTCAGGGATGTGTGGTCACAGTGTCTCTGACCATGGAAAAGCAGTGGTACTAAACTGCAGACGTGGACTTTGTACATGGCATGCATAGTGGTTTTGAGATGGATTCTTTTGCTGTTCCAATTGTGTGGCTACAGGAGCCTTCCAAAATTCTCTGTGCCCCCACAATGTACATGGAATGCAAGAGGAGTTTCCTTGTGGTGTGTTTCAGTTTGGTTCCCCAGTTCCTGTGAGCGACAACTAGTCAGTGGAGAGATAACTAGTAATGGAAGGATGCATGCACCTCCAACACCTGTGCTGTTTGCTGCACTGGTAGAACATTTTATAGTGTAAAATGGGCCGGAGTCCCTCATCATTTTACTAGAACTTACCTTTTGTATTAATGAACCTATTGTGCTGTTGACCAATACTTGACATATAATGGAGAAATAGTCTCATGCATTTATGAACTGAGATACAAGGTTGGATCAGGTATTGGGAGTTAACGGTTCGGCTGGTTGCACATAACCTTGAAGTAGCACTTACACAAAGTTTCTAAAGTTTCTAGTAGTCTGCGTGTAAGTGGAGATCATACTTTATCATTTatgttcttatttattttatcataaTACATTACCATTTACCTTGTGCTTCATGCCATCTTGGGTGTTCagatggagctggagaagacaaTGTGTTTATATGcttcatctcttcagaagcgCTGGGGTACAAATAAAGCAAGTCTGTCTGCTTTGGGGACCTTAAGACTGAGAGAACTAGCTTCTAATGGGAACAGGTCGGGGGTTTCACTGTGTCTTGAAAATGGTACTAACCACTGGAAAAGAAGGTGGCGAAGTGGAGGAAGGCAGTAGCAATTTAACTGGTGCCTCTTTCTGCCCTTCTTTCTAGAGCAGCTTCTTGCCCCTTTCCAGAGATGCATGGTGGTTGCCTGGGCAGTGATGATCTCAGCATGCATTTTGATGCCGTGACTGAAAAGGCTGGCCAGTGTGAATTTTAAATGATAGTACAGTTCAGGGAAAGACCTTGTTGGGCTCATTTCGAGATGACTAAAACCAGACCAAGGGAAACCTGGATTTGGTCCCTGAAAAGTTTAAATGTGATAGCAGGTTTGTTTGTCCTTTAAAAGCATTGTGCCTGGGTTGGTAGCTTTTGTTTAATGCAGCAACACCAATAAACTTCTCTCATGGATTTATGCCACCTGTGGCTTGCAATGGCACTTGACAAGAGCTAAATGAtcatatgtatttatttctatgaaaaacTGCAATTTAGAATTATATTCATCACTTCCTTGACAGGTTTAATAGTTACTATCTGTTTTGATGTTCTCTGCTAGTGAAAGTTTTTACAGCTGCACAATTTTGAAGATGAAAGATAGTGATTGTATATTTTGACTTGTCTCCTGTGGGTCCAGTTACATTTGCTTAAACTATAAACATCTGATCTCTACTTCACCCAATATGTAAGAGATACAGCTATGTTGGTCAATAATGAAGTTAACTTGGATTTGTTCTTTTAGAGGCGTCTTCAGAAGCTGGCCCAGCACATTtaatttcttggttttgtaCTTGGTGGAAGGTTTGTGGGTTTTAATAACACTTTTATTTGTAAACCCGAACAACTGCAGTTTCATGCTTAACAACATTAATGGCAGGAATATATATCACAAGACTCTGTGGTCCAAAAAGGTTCATAGAAAAGTGCACATCAGGATCTCTTTTCAAGTCAAACTGTTTAAAAGTTTATTCCAAGGCACAGGAGAGTCATAGACtgatcttttttaaaaaaaatagattaatttaTCATCTTCTACATACTGGAGGTGGATAGAAGTAATTTCACCAGCAAGAAATGTCACAGCTCTTCTTCCTGTGCATACAATTATTTTATGTTCTCCAACAAAATGCTTGGGGTGTGTGACTGGAGTGACTCACGTGGTGCTTTTCTACAGTTGTCTGATCTGCACCGTCCTCTGTAGAATGCAAACAGCAATGAATTCCCGTGGAAGTGGGCTTGTGcccctttaaaatgaaatacagatgtGCTGGATGCTTTTTGCCTTGAAacgttttcttctttttcttttgtgaaaaacAGTAATGGTTAAAAGCAAGATAAGGGTAGAGAAAAGGCAACAGGCAAAGAATATTAATGGtttcttctgagaaataaaCAAGCAGAAGCTACACTGCTTTTCTTGGTTGGAGGGGTTGCAAACTGAGTAGCCAGCAGGAAAGCCATTGTTGCTTATCAGGTTATTGTAAGATTTTATTGAAGGCTTTCCTTTTGAATCTGAAGTGAAGAATCCAAATCTGGGCTTcaatttttcttcagtcagctTAAATGCATAATAGCCTTTAATCTTGACTTTATCAATGTAGTatgctgggaaggaaaagaaaaaaaaaaagaaacaaatgttgtTAATAAAACCTTGCATGACCTGCAGACCTTCTGGTAATGAGCTCAGATTTCCAATGATTCATTTATcaatttaaaaagcataattgcgtcataaaatatttacttagaGTTGCTGCTTCTAGCAATAATCAGCTTGCACTGTCTTAGGTAGAAACAGTGcatcattgtttttaaaaaaatgttagaacTTGGGAGTTTTCTGGGCCTATTCTGTGAAAGCTGGATTTGAGCAGGGTTAGAGCTGGGAACTTGATTTTCTGGGAAAAGCCAGATGCTGCTCTTCCAGCTGCAGGGAATCCAGGGGAGCAGCTGCTTGTCTGTGCTGTGAGTGGAGCTTTCTGAAAATTCCTGCCCTCTTCCGAAcccagctgctcagccctgcagcacGTGTGGCTGGCTGTATGTGAttctgtatgtatatataccAAGTGTTGGGTGAAAATACTTTAATGAAATCATAAAGAACAGTCATTGGTGAGTAAACATCACTCCAATCCATGTGTAAGTGGACAGCAGAGTCAGGTGTGTGACCCAGATTGATCAAGAACCTTGTAAATGCGGGAGGGGGTATGTGTGGAATCTTTTTGTGAGTACTAGAAAATATGCTATCTAAAAATGGGAATACAGTGCCCTTTAAACAACCTTTTCCTTTACTAACTTATTGCTCTTTTGTTTGCAGTGTGAaattagcacagaaaataaatcagcacATGCTCTAGTAATTGAGAAAGAGCTAAGTAGTGGAGGGGGAATCCTCTGTTTCTTGTTGGTGTCTAAAAGTAATCTGAAGCCACGCTTGCTGAAGGAATGCCTGGGTCTGTGCCATGGAAATGGCTTGGGGGAACTTGAATCTGTCATATACTCACCTTTTAAAACCTCTTGTACATATTTTCCTAAGTAATAATTCCGAAGTTCATCGTTGTCTAAGGACTGGTCATCTATTCCGTTTGCTGTGATGTAAATATCGATGTCACcataggtttttttaatccacctGAGAACTTTGCGCACTCCCCAAGGCACCACCGCCAAACGGGAAGGGGAGCTCAGGCAGGTGATATCCTGCAGAAACTGGATGTCACGATCAAATTCATACTGGCTCCCGTGCTGAGGTTCGTGAATCACAAATCTGGTGGTGAAATGATTCAGCGCATAAAAGTCAGCTGCACCTTTaatgagctgcttttcctcGCTTGTGAAAGATGGCAATGAAGAGTATGAGaggccttttctgtttttcaagctGATGTATTCTCTCATAGCAGCTGGGTAGTCCCCAGTCTTAAATATGGGATCGGCAAACCAGCCTATTTCAAACTGAAGAAACCTGTTGGCAGCTTTCGAATGAGATTCAAAGTAGGGGTTGGCAGGCTCAGCCCAGTCCGaatgcagggacagggacactttGCCATGCTGAAAGGACCGGTACTGCTCATCGTATATTTTCCAGGCCATGGCATGGGCTATTAACAAATTGTGTGCTGCCCGATATGTATCATTGCTGCTCCTGTTATAGACATCACTTAGCCGGTTAGGCTCATTTATTGTAATCCAAAGTTTAACCAAATCGCCAAGTTCCCGAAAACAGAGAGCTGCGTAGTCTTGAAAAGCGTAGGCAGTAGACTGGTTCAGCCACCCTCCTGTCTGCAGCAAAGGACCTGGCAGGCCCAGGTATGCGTGAGTCGGATAATATAAGGTGACCATGGAATGAACATCGAGTTTCAGTACTTCACTAATCACGCATCTGTAATACCGAAGAACTTGCCTGTTTACCACTGACAAATCTCCATTGGGTAAAATTAGTGACCAGTCAAGTGCAAATCTGTAATGCGtgactttcattttttccaggaGGTCAAGTtgctttttaatactgacaAAATCTGTGCACTGTGCTGGTCGGGTTTTTAGCTTCACCCCTTTAACTTTGTGCAGGAGCCCGTCTCCTGTGATGTTCCAGAGGTACAGGCTGGAATCACAGAACTGCGGTGAGGAAGCCACAGATTCTgcctgtgaaaataaaaacaatatggTACAATAGGGTTTAATTACATGAATGCCTGCTTGTAGTCCACACTTCTGCCTCTGTTTGGCTGTAGGATTAGTGCTGGGTGTCAGGAGGTCCTGCTCAGATGCTTCAAGGGGAAGAAGATAACCAACTCATTTATATGGACTTTGTCTGTGCTAATGGTCATCTTACCAATTCTTTTCCTTCATCcatggaaaacataaaaattgcCCTGCCACCAGCCTACACGACGTACATTTTTGCACAGATACATCTCCCTGGTCGAGTTCACTCTGTGGTCATGCAAACAGCAGCTCTcaggcagctggcaggagcaCGGGCTGGTAAGGACAAGGTACACGAGGCAGGCGCAGATTATTTTGGTACTGCTGCTGAGATCAGCCTTGTGAAACTGTGGCATAGTGTTCCCTGGTCTTAGCAGTAGTCCTTCTGCCTATGCAAACATCTGGCAAAAACGGCTACTAGTGTTTATTATTAGTTATATATTCACTATTTTCTACTAGGTAGCAAGCTTAGTATAGGATGTATCCTCTGTAGCACTTTTTGTAGGATTTATAATACAATATAGTGAAGTGCCATGTATTTCCTCAAAATGATTAACAAAGTATatagaagccttttttttcatatggtTGTCAGTGAATAGATTAAGTTACGgagttttgttgttattttttgagGCTAATGTTGGTCATTGGACTACCTTTCTGTATTTGTCATGGATGAGTATCCCAACACTGGCCATGCACACGGTTAGCTTATCTACCACATTTAAAGTAGAAACAGATACTGTAGGAACCATTTTGGAAAAATGGTGGTATGATGTATTTCCAAATGGGAGCTCAGATGGTAAAAGCCATGTGCTGGTACTGCATATTTTTGCCTGTGGTATAAGTCTTTCTGAAGAATGGCTTGTTACCCACTTGTGCAAGTGGCACCAGGCTCAACCCAGGAATCTGCTTCTGCCTTGTCCAGGAGCTTTAGACGAGACCTGGAGCCTGCAGGTACCTGTGCCGCCACCAGCATAACCACTTtgtccctgccctgtgccaccACCTCTGTCGTGCTGTTGTAGGCATCCCTATGGCCACACTGTGAGCTCGATTGGGAAACTCCCATGGTTGAAAAATAACCCAGGAGCAATCAATTGGGGTCAGCTTCTTGGTCTGAAATCTTCTGATCTGATCTGATCTGCCACGTGGAGACGtgagcagaagaaaggcaagGGAGGGCCCGCCTTGGATGGGCTCATGCAGCAGCGTCTGCTGCTGCCGGAGCACGCCAGCACTCTGTGACTAGCTCACCTGAAAACCCGTGAAGTAGATAAAATTGAACCTATGCAGTTATGACTAAGCTTAACTTCTGTTTGCAGTGTGCATTGAGATTCCCCCAAAAAAGATGCTGTACGCAGTCATTTATTCGCAAAATTGTTGATCGCTCTGCATCCAGCAGTCTTCCCAAAAATTTACCCTTACCTTAAGAACAGACTCGGTGATACCCCAGGAGAAGTCACAGGGGAACTGAGCTTGCAAGCTTAGGGTAGACTCCGTTGGGAAGAAGCCGTTTTCTTGTATGATTTGTTTGTAAAAAAGTGCAGATGACTTGGGAATCCTTTCCTTTGTATCGCTTTTGAAATCTACATAAAATAATCCACGTCTGATGTTGTAAGCATGTTGCCATTCAAAGCCATCAAGGAGCGACCAGGCTGTGTAGCCAAACACATCTATGTTGTCGTGTTTAATAGCTGTGTAcgagaaagaaacacacatgaGTCTTATATTTAGGGCTCTAACATATGTAAGGGATGTCTTACGCGAATTTACTCAGGCTGCTTAGCTGTTGAATGACGTTTGCCAGGGTGATGTTGGTCATGCGTTCCAGCTCGCTTCAAACACCAGGCAACATCTGACAGCACAGGTGCCTTGGCTCCATGTTCCCTGTTACTAACAGCGTGGTGGGCCTGCTTGAGGCATGGTTCCCTCTCCGTGCTCTCCTCTCGGGCCTCCTTGACTTGCTACCACCACAGTGGACCGACCAGTCCGGCCATCCGCCATGCCACagcttcccctccctgccctgacTGAGCCtcacagaacagtttgagttggaagggaccttcgaagttcatctagtccaaccccctgcactgagcagggacatcttcaactagatcagttgctcagagccccgtccagcccggcctggaatgtttccagggatggggcatccaccacctctctgggaaacctgggccggtgtttcaccactctcattgtaaaaaatttcttccctatATCTAGTCTTAATCTCcccttttttagtttaaaaccattaccctttgtcctgtcacaacaggccctgttaaaaagtctgtcctcatctttcctataggccccttttaagtactgaaaggccacagtaaggtctgcctggagccttctcttctctaagCTGAACGACCCAAGTGCTCTCAGCCTCTGCTCATAGGAGGtgtgttccatccctctgatcattgttgtggcctcctctggacctgctccaacaggtccatgtccttcctgTGCtaagggctccagagctgggtgCCACATCCAGATTTTAAGCTGTGCTTGATGATTTGCAAGTAACACATACCAATAAAATTAGAGAATTGTCTGTTCAGCTTCtaaattgaaaaattaaatgtgtcAGTATGGGACATGTACTGACTTTAGAAGAAGCTGGATTGATCAAGCCAGAGACAGAAGTGCTTGATTGATTGATTCACAGAGTAGGTGCAGGACATGCGTGTTTCTTCAGACAATTTTAATGTCACTCCACCTTGTAAAGGAGTATACATATGATCTTTTACATATAATGTATGAGAAAGACGACAAAACGACTGCTTTCTTGGGTGTGTAACCCAATTCACCAGGAAGGGCAGCAGATCTTTCAGAGCAGCTTCTCGCTGGACACCAGCTAACAACGTTTGTTACCCACTTACAGTGTGTGCCAGCTGGCAGCCTGGAAGAAGGCATCCCAACACCATGCTCAGCCATGTCAGCTGCCTGTCGCCAGCTTTAAGCTAGGAAATAACACAGGATAACTCCTCACATTAACCTTAGAAGGGCAGGAATATCAAGCGCAATCCACTGAGGATTTtgacacagacagacagacattaTTACCTGTAGTCCACTGAGAGTAAGCCAAGGGATAAATGAAGTATTCTGATGCAAAGCTCTATTATCACCCAACATTGGTTTGCCTTATTTTCTCAGGACATTTAACTTTGCATAATTTTATGTTTCCACTGAACTTCCTTGCCTTAGTCACACTGTGCTGCAACCTCAGCAAGAGGCAGTTTTGCACGGTACTTGTATTCATGCAGCAGGGTAACAGGGTACCCGGCAGTACTGTCATAGTCTTGTATGGTATTTTACTGGCTGCTagataaaaaaatcagaaagtcCTAGAGTCTGCAGTGTGACTACGTGAGAAACTGATAGACAAGCTTAGAATACTTGGCCTTGGAGATGAAGGAATGCAATGAAGCAATGCAATCCCATGcattttcaagaaaagcaacttttaaatactaGGGAAACCATGGGAGAAAGCACAAAATTGTCTGAAAAGATCAAATGCAAAAACATGGAGGTGGAGAATTATGCAGTGGATAAAGAGATAGGCCAGAAGGGCGTTGTAAGTAAAGATGAATACTTCATGTCTGCAATGGGGAAGGCTGAATCAATGGAAGTAGACATATAGGGACAGCGTAAGtgacaattattatttttagaagcaCATTGAATGCATGGGAGCTAAGTTTAATTGTCAGAGCAAAAGATGCTGCAGTACTCGAGATGGTGCATGCCTAGATGagaatttttgtctttttaaatagtTAGGGGGAAAAAGCACTATTTTATGTCTGTTTTGTGATAAGAAGAATTAGTAGGCAGGTGATAGGCAGAGCTCCTGTGGATCAGTGTGAGAGTACGTTTGTAGCATTGTCTGCAGTGACAGTGAAAGAAGAGGGCAGAAATGAAAGTCAGAATCCTCACTGAACATTAGAGTAGAGTGAAAATCCTCCCCAAAACCAAGAGGATGGCTGGGAGCAGGAACAAGAGGCTGAAGATAGAAGAGGTCAGGAGTTAGCAAAGCTCCCTGCGTCACCAGAGGTGACATCCATGGAAGCAGATCTCAAAGCATTTCTATGTCTGCATCTGCTATAGGTGGACCCGAAGTCCTCTCTGCAGAAGTAATGGTTTCAGTAGACAGGGGTATGCGTGTCCCTGAGAAGCTGTAGTTTCAACTGCATCTTTGTCTTGTAATCAGGGTCAGTTCATTGCAATGGTGATGTTATATAGGTCATGTATTTTTGTGACTCACAGTGCTGTAAGATACAGACATACAGTACAAAGTTTACAGCACTCTCCTTGAACATACACAGTATAGCTCCTCAGGGCCTGTTAGATCTTAACAGCCATTACCATTTGGCCTACATGAATGACGTTTTGAGGTTAACATGACCTAACTGATTTCacagcaaacagcaaatttaCCTCAGTTCTCTGTaagtaaaaatatgaaaatatgttCCAAATATCATTTCTGATCAGGCAAATGAAAGTTTGCTTCACAAAAAATGCATTAGTTAAGAGATAATCCTGTATTTTGAAGCAGAGGTTGAAGTATCtgcatacataaaaatataaatgacaATTTTTGAGAAGTAGTTATTGGTTGAATATTGGCCAAGTTTTT of the Caloenas nicobarica isolate bCalNic1 chromosome 4, bCalNic1.hap1, whole genome shotgun sequence genome contains:
- the KLB gene encoding beta-klotho, translating into MCGQRLERSLAFWTLVFIRIVTGLAGEGRSVWKKDPRFSLVSETQMFLYDTFPKEFLWGVGTGAFQVEGGWKKDGKGFSVWDRFIHSELRDADSTHASSDSYTLLDKDMSALDFLGVTFYQFSISWSRLFPTGVVAAPNEKGLQYYNTLIDSLLYRNIDPMVTLYHWDLPLMLQEKYGGWKNESVIDIFNDYATFCFQTFGDRVKYWITIHNPYLVAWHGYGTGIHAPGERGKITTVYSVGHNLIKAHAKVWHNYKNHFQPSQKGMISIVLGSHWIEPNKSEDALDISKCQQSMERVLGWFAKPIHGDGDYPEELKNELLFLPRFTEDEKNYIKGTADFFAFSFGPNNFKPPNTLPKMGQNLSLNLREVLNWIKLEYNNPRILIAENGWFTDSHVKTDDTTAIYMMKNFINKVLQAIKHDNIDVFGYTAWSLLDGFEWQHAYNIRRGLFYVDFKSDTKERIPKSSALFYKQIIQENGFFPTESTLSLQAQFPCDFSWGITESVLKAESVASSPQFCDSSLYLWNITGDGLLHKVKGVKLKTRPAQCTDFVSIKKQLDLLEKMKVTHYRFALDWSLILPNGDLSVVNRQVLRYYRCVISEVLKLDVHSMVTLYYPTHAYLGLPGPLLQTGGWLNQSTAYAFQDYAALCFRELGDLVKLWITINEPNRLSDVYNRSSNDTYRAAHNLLIAHAMAWKIYDEQYRSFQHGKVSLSLHSDWAEPANPYFESHSKAANRFLQFEIGWFADPIFKTGDYPAAMREYISLKNRKGLSYSSLPSFTSEEKQLIKGAADFYALNHFTTRFVIHEPQHGSQYEFDRDIQFLQDITCLSSPSRLAVVPWGVRKVLRWIKKTYGDIDIYITANGIDDQSLDNDELRNYYLGKYVQEVLKAYYIDKVKIKGYYAFKLTEEKLKPRFGFFTSDSKGKPSIKSYNNLISNNGFPAGYSVCNPSNQEKQCSFCLFISQKKPLIFFACCLFSTLILLLTITVFHKRKRRKRFKAKSIQHICISF